The Betta splendens chromosome 4, fBetSpl5.4, whole genome shotgun sequence genome contains a region encoding:
- the LOC114854293 gene encoding cytochrome c oxidase assembly factor 7 — translation MAGLINFEDENEVKQYLDNLGVEYSFQCHSEKDPEGCQRLADYFEAVKKNYESAAQVLKHNCKTNGYGESCYKLGAYHITGKGAVPKCLKSAYTCFMHSCKVGGKRSVDACHNVGLLVQDGRAIEGEPDIAAARQYYEKACAGGFAPSCFNLSTLFIKGNSAGLAPDMTQALKYANRACDLGHVWGCANASRMYKLGDGTEKDEKKAEELKNRAKELHNFENDRQLKFGE, via the exons ATGGCCGGGCTTATAAACTTTGAAGATGAGAACGAAGTCAAGCAGTATTTGGACAATTTGGGAGTGGAGTACAGCTTCCAGTGCCACAGTGAGAAAGATCCGGAAG GGTGTCAAAGACTTGCAGACTACTTTGAAGCAGTGAAGAAAAACTATGAATCTGCAGCACAAGTGCTCAAAcataactgtaaaacaaatggaTATGGAGAGAGCTGCTATAAACTGGGCGCTTACCACATCACGGGAAAAG GTGCAGTGCCCAAGTGTCTGAAGAGTGCCTACACCTGCTTCATGCACTCCTGCAAAGTTGGAGGAAAGAGGTCTGTGGACGCTTGCCACAACGTTGGCCTGTTAGTCCAGGACGGACGAGCTATAGAAGGAGAACCCGACATTGCTGCGGCTCGACAGTACTATGAGAAGGCGTGCGCAGGTGGCTTCGCTCCCTCGTGCTTCAACCTCAGTACTTTGTTCATTAAGGGCAACTCCGCAGGGCTGGCACCGGACATGACCCAAGCGTTAAAGTACGCTAACAGAGCTTGTGACTTGGGCCACGTGTGGGGCTGTGCCAACGCCAGTCGCATGTACAAACTTGGGGATGGTACggagaaggatgagaagaaagcggaggagctgaagaatCGAGCGAAGGAGCTTCATAATTTTGAAAATGATCGACAGCTGAAATTTGGGGAGTGA
- the echdc2 gene encoding enoyl-CoA hydratase domain-containing protein 2, mitochondrial, giving the protein MAALLRSLPRPRSSSWRCVGVILRGTSRGAHREGARLQAEGGGSLAAHRSALSRGLHTESADPVEVDVKRLEGEDDGIVEVLMCRHKARNALGHVFVSQMRALLSTLSTDPAVRVLVFRSSVPGVFCSGADLKERALMNDSESDLFVHGLRSLMTQIASVPVPTIAAMDGVALGGGLELALACDLRTAAHSAQMGLIETTRGLLPGAGGSQRLPRTVGVSLAKELVFTGRRVGGRAALEMGLVNRAVEQNPTGDAAFREALSLAREILPQAPIAVRMAKEAMNRGVEVDISSAMAIERMCYARVIPTRDRQEGMAAFIEKRPPRYTGE; this is encoded by the exons atggCCGCCCTGCTTCGCAGCCTGCCGCGGCCGAGGAGCTCGTCGTGGCGGTGCGTGGGCGTCATTCTGCGTGGAACGTCCCGCGGTGCTCACCGGGAGGGAGCGCGACTCCAGGCCGAGGGAGGCGGCTCGTTGGCGGCGCACAGGAGCGCTCTGAGCCGCGGGCTCCACACGGAGTCTGCGGATCCGGTGGAGGTGGATGTGAAGCGGTTAGAGGGGGAGGACGACG GGATAGTGGAGGTGCTGATGTGTCGACACAAGGCCAGGAATGCTCTGGGCCACGTCTTTGTGTCACAG ATGAGGGCGCTGCTGTCCACCCTGTCCACTGACCCCGCCGTGCGCGTGCTCGTCTTCAGGAGCTCGGTGCCGGGCGTTTTCTGTTCAG GTGCGGACCTCAAAGAGCGAGCGCTGATGAACGACTCTGAGTCAGACCTGTTCGTTCACGGCCTGCGGTCGCTCATGACACAGATAG CGTCGGTGCCGGTGCCGACCATCGCGGCGATGGACGGCGTGGCCCTGGGAGGTGGGCTGGAGCTGGCCTTGGCCTGCGACCTCCGCACGGCTG CGCATTCGGCACAGATGGGTCTGATTGAGACGACGCGGGGGCTGCTCCCAGGAGCAG GGGGCAGTCAGCGGCTGCCCAGGACGGTGGGCGTGAGTCTGGCCAAGGAGCTCGTCTTCACAg GTAGGCGCGTGGGAGGGCGGGCGGCGCTGGAGATGGGGCTGGTGAACAGGGCTGTGGAGCAGAACCCGACAGGAGACGCCGCCTTCAGAGAGGCGCTCAGCCTGGCCAGAGAGATACTGCCCCAG GCTCCTATCGCCGTGCGAATGGCCAAGGAGGCCATGAACAGAGGCGTTGAG GTTGACATCAGTTCAGCAATGGCTATAGAAAGGATGTGTTATGCCCGG GTCATCCCCACGCGGGACCGACAGGAGGGCATGGCAGCCTTCATAGAGAAGAGACCTCCGAGATACACAGGAGAGTAA
- the zyg11 gene encoding protein zyg-11 homolog has product MACSLLNTDEASPAPLTDLCLTYVSQNLECFCVKRPDGSLCFREAVLFPQELADQMLAKMATEGLLNDSTVGVFRSCEYLRLRRACVRTARISAEAFQKALCPHRLLELDAARVNADLTIPDILQGLATNKYCQESLQRLVLTGLTMSSLEEPIRYRFRSLQGLRSLSLANIDFYDSGLVDVCSLPRLESLDLSNTSITNLSPLLGLKERLRSLTLHQLKRLEMSTAQLLGVIGQLDVLQHLDISDDKQFTSDVARQLLGQPGILPALVSLDVSGRKQVTDAAVKVFVEDRPGMTFVGLLATDAGFSDFLSGEGNLKVTGEANETQICEALRRYSEREGFVREALFHLFSLTHVMEKPRPDILKLVVMGMKNHPATLNVQLAASACVFNLTKQDLAAGMPVRLLSTVTQLLLEAMRTFPNHQQLQKNCLLSLCSDRILQEVPFNRFEAAKLVMQWLCNHEDQNMQRMAVAIISILAAKLSTEQTAQLGAELFIVKQLLHIVRQKATQGVVDATLKFTLSALWNLTDESPTTCRHFIENQGLDLFIKVLESFPNESSIQQKVLGLLNNIAEVGELHGELMVQGFLDHISQLLHSPEVEVSYFAAGILAHLTSRGEDAWTLSPDLRSSLLEQLHAVIMKWPPPECEMVAYRSFNPFFPLLECFHTPGVQLWAAWAMQHVCSKNAARYCSMLLEEGGLQQLEHVHTHPQTHKDVKLLAESILESLQRHRARTGQPAHAHPSRRPPPQQPH; this is encoded by the exons ATGGCCTGTAGTTTGCTAAACACG GATGAGGCGTCTCCGGCGCCTCTGACCGACCTGTGCCTGACCTACGTGAGCCAAAACCTggagtgtttctgtgtgaagcgTCCCGATGGTTCCCTGTGCTTCAGGGAGGCTGTGCTGTTCCCACAGGAGCTGGCAGACCAGATGTTGGCCAAGATGGCCACTGAAG GCCTGTTAAATGACAGCACGGTGGGAGTATTTCGGAGCTGTGAATACCTGCGGCTGAGACGAGCCTGCGTTCGCACAGCGCGTATCTCAGCAGAGGCCTTCCAGAAAGCCCTCTGTCCTCACAGGCTGTTGGAGCTGGACGCTGCCAGGGTCAATGCTGACCTCACTATTCCTGATATTCTACAGGGACTGGCCACCAACAAGTATTGCCAG GAGTCCCTCCAGCGGCTCGTGTTAACAGGTCTCACCATGTCCTCTCTGGAGGAACCAATCCGGTATCGCTTCAGGTCTCTTCAGGGCCTCCGATCCCTCTCCCTGGCCAATATAGACTTCTACGACTCTGGATTAGTTGACGTGTGTTCCCTTCCTCGTCTGGAGAGCCTCGACCTGTCCAACACCTCCATCACCAACCTCAGTCCACTGCTGGGCCTGAAGGAGCGGCTGCGCTCACTGACGCTGCACCAGCTGAAGCGGCTGGAGATGAGCACCGCTCAGCTGCTGGGAGTCATAGGCCAGTTGGACGTGTTACAG CACCTGGACATCAGTGACGATAAGCAGTTTACCTCTGACGTGGCTCGTCAGTTGCTTGGACAGCCGGGGATCCTGCCTGCTCTGGTGTCCCTCGATGTTTCAGGGAGGaaacag GTCACAGATGCAGCTGTTAAAGTATTTGTCGAGGACCGACCAGGGATGACCTTTGTTGGACTTCTGGCCACAGATGCAGGTTTTTCTGACTTCCTCTCTGGAGAAGGAAACCTAAAG GTAACAGGAGAAGCCAACGAGACCCAGATCTGCGAGGCACTGCGTCGCTACAGTGAAAGGGAAGGCTTTGTGAGAGAAGCTCTGTTTCATCTGTTCAGTCTGACACATGTCATGGAAAAACCGCGGCCCGACATCCTCAAG CTAGTAGTGATGGGTATGAAGAATCACCCGGCCACCCTGAATGTCCAGCTGGCAGCCAGTGCCTGTGTGTTCAACCTGACGAAGCAGGACCTGGCAGCCGGGATGCCAGTCCGCCTGCTGAGCACGGTCACTCAGCTCCTACTGGAGGCCATGCGGACGTTCCCAAACCACCAGCAG ctgcagaaaaactgcTTGCTGTCTCTGTGCAGTGATCGCATTTTACAGGAGGTTCCATTCAACAG GTTTGAAGCAGCCAAACTAGTGATGCAGTGGCTCTGCAACCACGAAGACCAGAACATGCAGAGGATGGCTGTGGCCATCATCTCCATACTGGCTGCTAAA CTGTCCACAGAGCAGACAGCCCAGCTGGGAGCAGAGCTCTTCATAGTCAAA CAACTGCTCCACATCGTGCGTCAGAAGGCAACTCAGGGTGTAGTGGACGCCACGCTCAAATTCACACTGAGCGCACTTTGGAACCTCACCGATGAGTCGCCAACGACATGCCGCCATTTTATCGAGAACCAGGGCTTGGACCTGTTCATTAAAGTTCTAGAG TCCTTCCCCAACGAGTCTTCTATTCAGCAGAAGGTTCTTGGTCTGCTG AACAACATAGCAGAGGTGGGGGAGCTGCATGGAGAGCTGATGGTGCAGGGATTCCTGGACCACATcagccagctgctgcacagccctGAAGTGGAGGTCAGCTACTTTGCTGCAGGCATCCTCGCGCATCTGACGTCAAGAGGAGAGGACGCCTGGACACTCAGCCCTGACCTTCGATCCTCACTGCTAGAGCAACTG cATGCTGTCATTATGAAGTGGCCCCCGCCAGAGTGTGAGATGGTGGCGTACAG GTCATTTAACCCCTTCTTCCCCCTACTTGAGTGCTTTCACACacctggagtccagctgtgggCCGCATGGGCCATGCAGCACGTCTGCAGCAAGAATG CCGCTCGATACTGCAgcatgctgctggaggagggcgGCCTCCAGCAACTCGAGCACGTTCACACACACCCGCAGACCCACAAGGACGTCAAGCTGTTGGCCGAGAGCATCCTGGAGAGCCTGCAGCGCCACAGGGCCCGCACCGGCCAGCCTGCACACGCTCACCCGAGCCGCCGCCCGCCACCGCAGCAACCTCACTGA